One segment of Haliotis asinina isolate JCU_RB_2024 chromosome 12, JCU_Hal_asi_v2, whole genome shotgun sequence DNA contains the following:
- the LOC137258108 gene encoding enoyl-CoA delta isomerase 2-like, translated as MAEGHIYEVERILCMRQINGVREYRIKWKGFPSPEFDTWEPLANLGSCKQLLKQFEENNQKKESQKKVKEKARKIAQELVKKSKQLKNKSGTTVKVKNSKLDRERIKGNVSGKKTLTKCASEGKKVKKLKVVIAKKASSKSDCGKKAKSAPLKKSVLDKSEKPKKTVNKDKSIQKKSNSKDKVTKVKLEGSCNSKSIKLPSTSNIKKLNIGKSKTSLPSKVKNSGNNSISDVLVKKEKKGVKRKLESEVEILSDSDSDEDILYSLNDVVTDMPCLKGEVASTFGNTKPKDKGKQVDRKIVEKIKSKWEQESDGKTVKRRLSLIDSVKKKKGSLNPSDPALPYFSSVKPITAPARPPMPGSSLLLDKYYGDIPSFPLSQSMMPVSPSSISYKALLANLPMQMHPKKNKKVVENDPEEKVERRISVRTTECAFRYKQIVVKKCEGYTQIWLNTHTALKNAIDPQVVHEIVSALNSAKYDDSNLVMLSSIGNVFCSGIDLNFLTTGDRRIAARQMVDAVRDLIKTFITFPKPIVAAVPGPAIGLGMAILPLCDVIYASDKALFYLPYSQLSQTPEGCISFTLPLAVGLAVSNELLFAGRKITAMEAYQLGLVSQVFWPTSVMQEVIPRVQHMSMYSAKAMEATKLLIRSHHRTKLELTNETECNLLLERWSTVECHRAIETYLSNEKNFLL; from the exons GTGGAAAGGATCCTATGCATGAGGCAGATAAATGGAGTCAGGGAGTATCGAATCAAGTGGAAGGGCTTCCCAAGTCCAGAGTTTGACACCTGGGAACCCTTGGCCAATCTGGGTTCATGTAAACAGCTCCTGAAACAGTTTGAGGAAAACAACCAGAAGAAGGAATCACAGAAGAAAGTGAAGGAGAAAGCAAGAAAAATTGCGCAAGAACTGGTAAAGAAAAGTAAACAGTTGAAAAACAAGTCAGGGACGACTGTGAAGGTGAAAAATTCTAAATTGGACAGAGAACGCATAAAGGGTAATGTATCGGGGAAGAAGACATTAACTAAATGTGCCTCTGAAGGGAAGAAAGTTAAGAAGCTTAAAGTTGTAATAGCGAAGAAGGCTTCGTCCAAGTCAGACTGTGGCAAAAAGGCTAAATCTGCACCGCTGAAGAAATCTGTCCTAGATAAATCAGAAAAGCCTAAAAAGACAGTCAATAAGGATAAATCTATACAGAAAAAATCGAACTCAAAGGACAAAGTTACAAAAGTGAAATTGGAAGGAAGTTGTAATTCTAAATCTATAAAACTTCCAAGCACAAGTAATATCAAGAAGCTTAATATAGGAAAGAGCAAAACAAGTCTACCCTCCAAGGTCAAGAATAGTGGGAACAATAGTATATCAGATGTTCTAGTCAAGAAAGAGAAGAAAGGGGTAAAGAGAAAACTTGAATCGGAGGTGGAAATTCTTTCAGACTCTGACAGTGATGAAGATATTCTTTATTCACTGAATGATGTGGTTACGGACATGCCTTGTCTGAAGGGTGAGGTTGCATCCACTTTTGGAAATACTAAACCGAAGGACAAGGGTAAGCAAGTCGACAGGAAAATTGTGGAAAAGATTAAGTCAAAGTGGGAACAAGAATCTGATGGTAAAACAGTGAAGCGGCGCCTGTCATTGATAGACTCGGTGAAGAAAAAGAAAGGATCTTTGAATCCTTCAG ATCCAGCGTTGCCTTACTTCTCATCGGTCAAGCCCATCACAGCCCCTGCCCGGCCTCCCATGCCAGGTTCCTCTCTCCTGCTTGACAAATACTATGGGGACATCCCGTCGTTCCCACTTTCACAGAGTATGATGCCGGTCAGCCCCTCTTCCATCTCATACAAGGCACTGCTGGCTAACCTTCCCATGCAGATGCATCCCAAGAAGAACAAGAAGGTGGTGGAGAATGACCCAGAGGAGAAGGTGGAACGGCGTATCAGTGTCCGCACCACAGAATGTGCTTTCCGCTACAAGCAGATCGTGGTGAAAAAGTGTGAGGGCTACACACAGATCTGGCTGAATACTCACACTGCTCTGAAGAACGCCATTGATCCACAG GTTGTTCATGAGATCGTGTCTGCCCTCAACTCCGCCAAATACGATGACAGCAACCTGGTGATGCTGAGCAGCATCGGCAACGTCTTCTGTTCCGGTATTGATCTAAACTTCCTGACGACCGGGGACCGAAGAATAGCAGCTAGACAAATGGTGGATGCTGTCAG GGATCTGATCAAGACATTCATCACGTTCCCGAAGCCAATTGTGGCAGCTGTACCTGGTCCGGCCATAGGCCTGGGCATGGCCATCCTACCTCTCTGTGATGTAATCTATGCTAGTGACAAGGCACTGTTCTACCTCCCATACTCCCAACTGTCTCAGACACCGGAGGGATGCATATCATTCACACTACCTCTTGCTGTTGGACTCGCTGTG AGTAATGAGCTGCTGTTTGCTGGCCGGAAGATCACTGCAATGGAAGCGTATCAGCTAGGTCTGGTGTCACAGGTGTTTTGGCCGACAAGTGTCATGCAAGAGGTGATACCTCGGGTTCAACACATGTCCATGTACTCTGCGAAG GCAATGGAAGCAACAAAACTTCTAATTCGCAGTCACCACCGAACCAAGCTGGAACTGACCAATGAGACGGAGTGTAACTTACTGTTGGAGAGATGGAGTACAGTTGAATGTCACCGCGCTATCGAGACATACCTCAGCAATGAGAAGAACTTCCTCCTGTAA